One region of Chaetodon auriga isolate fChaAug3 chromosome 5, fChaAug3.hap1, whole genome shotgun sequence genomic DNA includes:
- the pip5k1bb gene encoding phosphatidylinositol 4-phosphate 5-kinase type-1 beta produces the protein MSTTTENGMGGPWSTSREKTYKKTTSSALKGAIQLGIGYTVGNLTSKPDRDVLMQDFYVVESVFLPSEGSNLTPAHHYPDFRFKTYAPLAFRYFRDLFGIKPDDYLYSLVNEPLIELTNPGASGSLFYLTSDDEFIIKTVQHKEAKFLQRLLPGYYMNLNQNPRTLLPKFYGLYCIQSGGINIRLVVMNNVLPRSVKMHYKYDLKGSTYKRRASRKEREKACPTYKDLDFQDMHEEGLYFDAETYNNLMKTLQRDCRVLESFKIMDYSLLLGVHVLDQSQRDGGEPGQAGGDGRRPVGQRVLYSTAMESIQGDGKAAEALTTDDTMGGIPAKTHKEEKLLIFLGIIDILQSYRFIKKLEHSWKALVYDGDSVSVHRPAFYASRFLKFMSTRVFRKTQPLRFSPSKRTRTSIPALKSSSQEILSSQADERNEDRRDRLGGACSLASLDGQAVFGSYLRPDLVPANPSFYEGSSMGTISTSSIFVNVENQTEDRDDVASSSTFTLEDSAICLTSEQSTMDVDIDRDDGSVLDVYL, from the exons ATGTCAACCACAACAGAAAATGGGATGGGAGGGCCTTGGAGcacaagcagagagaaaacatataAAAAG ACCACATCATCGGCCTTGAAGGGGGCCATTCAGCTCGGTATTGGCTATACAGTGGGCAACCTCACCTCCAAGCCTGACAGAGATGTGCTTATGCAAGACTTCTATGTGGTGGAGAGTGTCTTTCTGCCCAG TGAGGGAAGCAACTTGACCCCAGCACATCACTATCCTGACTTCCGCTTCAAGACGTACGCCCCACTGGCCTTCCGCTACTTCAGGGATCTGTTCGGCATCAAACCAGACGACTACCTG TACTCCCTGGTGAATGAGCCTCTGATTGAGCTGACCAACCCGGGGGCCAGCGGCTCTCTCTTCTACCTAACCAGCGATGACGAGTTCATCATTAAAACCGTCCAGCACAAAGAGGCCAAGTTCCTCCAGAGACTGCTACCTGGATACTATATG AACCTGAACCAGAATCCACGCACACTGCTGCCAAAGTTCTATGGACTGTACTGCATCCAGTCTGGGGGCATCAACATCCGACTAGTGGTGATGAACAATGTGCTACCGCGCTCCGTCAAAATGCACTACAAGTACGACCTGAAGGGATCCACCTACAAGAGACGAGCGtccaggaaagagagagagaaggcttGCCCGACCTACAAAGATCTGGACTTCCAGGACATGCATGAAGAAGGGCTTTACTTTGACGCAGAGACGTACAACAACCTAATGAAGACCCTGCAGAGAGACTGTCGG GTGCTGGAGAGTTTTAAGATCATGGACTACAGCCTGCTGCTGGGTGTGCATGTCCTGGACCAGAGCCAGAGAGACGGGGGTGAGCCAGGCCAGGCAGGGGGGGACGGGCGGAGACCTGTGGGTCAGAGGGTGCTTTACTCCACTGCCATGGAGTCCATCCAGGGAGACGGCAAGGCTGCTGAAGCCCTCACCACAGACGACAC GATGGGTGGCATCcctgccaaaacacacaaagaagaaaagcttCTCATCTTCCTGGGTATCATAGATATTCTGCAGTCATACAG GTTCATTAAAAAGTTGGAACATTCGTGGAAAGCCCTGGTGTACGATGGC GACTCCGTCTCGGTGCACCGGCCCGCGTTTTATGCCAGCCGTTTCCTCAAGTTCATGAGCACACGGGTCTTCAGGAAGACTCAGC CACTTCGATTCTCCCCTTCAAAGAGGACTCGCACTTCCATCCCGGCTCTGAAGTCGTCCTCACAGGAGATCCTTTCATCGCAGGCAGATGAGAGGAACGAGGACAGGAGGGACAGGCTGGGAGGAGCTTGCAGTCTGGCCAGTCTGGATGGACAAG CTGTGTTCGGCTCGTACCTGCGTCCTGATCTGGTCCCAGCCAACCCGTCCTTCTACGAGGGCTCCTCCATGGGAaccatctccacctcctccatctttgtcaACGTGGAGAACCAAACAGAGGATAG agATGACGTTGCATCCAGCTCCACGTTTACCTTAGAGGACAGCGCTATCTGCCTCACTTCAGAGCAGAGCACCATGGATGTGGACATAGACCGTGATGATGGATCTGTTCTCGATGTCTACTTG TGA